Proteins from one Deinococcus sp. AB2017081 genomic window:
- a CDS encoding ABC transporter permease has product MLRVLGLRLLLSVPLLLFVTALTFFLVSLTPGDPAVVILGQNRAPEEYQRLREQLGLLDPVPVQYARWLGTLTQGSLGVSIFNNEPVVAKLGARLGVTLSLVTLTALVASVVGVALGIASALRQGALARAVDVLSLLGIVLPNFWVALVLVAVFAVRLRWFPAIGYVQPSTSTGGWLRSLALPVVVLAGPAIGLIAQQTRNAMLDVLDRPFIRTLRAGGVPPASLIYRHALRNAGIPIITVVGLVFIALLGGTIIAENVFALPGLGGLAVEATSRHDLPVIQGIVLYFTVIVVVVNLVIDVIYAWLNPRVRVT; this is encoded by the coding sequence GTGCTGAGGGTGCTCGGCCTGCGCCTGCTGCTGTCGGTGCCGCTGCTGCTGTTCGTCACGGCCCTGACCTTCTTCCTCGTCTCACTGACGCCGGGCGATCCGGCGGTCGTCATCCTGGGGCAGAACCGCGCGCCCGAGGAGTACCAGCGCCTGCGCGAGCAGCTTGGCCTGCTCGACCCGGTTCCGGTGCAGTACGCCCGCTGGCTGGGCACCCTGACACAGGGCAGTCTCGGCGTGTCGATCTTCAACAACGAGCCGGTCGTGGCGAAACTCGGGGCCCGGCTCGGCGTCACGCTGTCGCTCGTGACGCTCACCGCCCTGGTCGCCAGCGTGGTCGGCGTGGCGCTGGGGATCGCGAGCGCCCTGCGTCAGGGTGCCCTGGCCCGCGCCGTGGACGTCCTGTCGCTGCTGGGCATCGTGCTGCCGAACTTCTGGGTGGCGCTCGTGCTGGTCGCGGTGTTCGCCGTCCGGCTGCGCTGGTTCCCGGCCATCGGGTACGTCCAGCCGTCCACGTCCACGGGCGGGTGGCTGCGCAGCCTGGCGCTGCCGGTCGTCGTGCTCGCCGGCCCGGCCATCGGGCTGATCGCGCAGCAGACCCGCAACGCCATGCTCGACGTGCTCGACCGGCCGTTCATCCGGACGCTGCGCGCCGGGGGCGTCCCGCCCGCCTCCCTGATCTACCGGCACGCGCTGCGCAACGCCGGTATCCCCATCATCACGGTGGTGGGGCTGGTCTTCATCGCGCTGCTGGGCGGCACCATCATCGCCGAGAACGTGTTCGCCCTGCCGGGCCTGGGTGGGCTGGCCGTGGAGGCCACCAGCCGGCACGACCTGCCGGTCATCCAGGGCATCGTCCTGTACTTCACCGTGATCGTCGTGGTCGTGAATCTCGTCATCGACGTGATCTACGCGTGGCTCAACCCCCGCGTGCGGGTCACGTGA